GACCAACTGCTAGCCCTTCAATCCCAACTATTTTGCCCCTTTTTTATCCCTTTTTTCCCTTTCCTATTCTCCTGCAAAAGTCGAGTATATAGTGGCCCGCCAAAACCGGCTGGTGGTGTTTGTGGACGACCTGGATCGCTGCCTGCCGGAACGCACCGTGGAAGTGCTGGAAGCTATCAAACTCTTCCTGGATGTGCCGGGCTGCATTTTTGTGCTGGGCGTGGACCCGGCCAAAGTGCAGGAAGGCGTCAGGCTGCGGTATAAAACGGCCCTGGCCCCGGCAGAAAGCGCCCACTACCTGGAAAAGATCATCCAGGTGCCTTTCATCCTGCCCGATATTGACGTGCAGGACATGCGCGGCTTTGTGGAGCAGTTACAGGTTGACTTTCCCCCGCCCCAGCCGCAATGCGTGGACGTGTTTGCCCTGGGCCTGGACCCCAACCCTCGCCAGATCAAACGAGCCATCAATATCTTTTTGCTGCTGTGGAAACTGGCCGGGAAACGTCGCCTCAAGGTGGGCGCAGACGCCAATCCCACGGACGGCCCGTTGTTAAGCGAAGTGCTGACCCCCGTCCGCCTGGCCAAATTAGTGGTTATCCAGCACAGCCACCCGGATTTGTACGATTTGCTCAAACTGTCCCCGCGCTACCTGCGTGATTTGGAGATTTATTTTGTGGACCAGCGGGATGAGCCGGGAGCAGAGGAGGCTGAAGAAAGCGGCAGCCCGGTTTCCGAAACCCCGCCCAAAGCCGCTCTGCCTGGCCCTCTGGAACCCTTTGCCCAGCGGGCGGGCCTGCGCCGCCTGTTCCGCCTCTTTCCCAACGACAACCACGCCTGTTTTCGTTTTTTGACCCCCACCGATTTGCGCCTTTACCTGACCCTGGCCGGCCGCGTGGAAACCGAACCCCACCGGGCAACGGTTTCTCCCCGCCGCGCCCCCCGGCTGGGGTTTGAGCCGGAGTTGATCCAAATTCCAGAAGGCAAGTTTGTGATGGGCACGCCGCCGGAAGAGGCCGAACAACTTGGCGAATTTATCCTCAGAAGCACGCCCCAACACACCGTTGAAATGCCTGCCTACGAGATTGGCCGCTACCCGGTCACCAATTTGGAGTACCAGGCTTTTGTAGACGCCACCGGCCGCGAAACTCCCTCTCACTGGGAAAAAGGCCAATTCTCCGACGAATTGGCCGACCATCCGGTGACCAACGTCAGTTGGCGAGATGCCACTGCTTATTGCACATGGTTGGCGGAAACCACCGGCAAACCCTACCGCCTGCCCACCGAAGCCGAGTGGGAACGCGCCGCCCGCGGCACCGACGGCCACCGCTACCCCTGGGGCGACGAATGGCAGGAAAACAGAGCCAACACCAAAGAAGCCGGCCTGGGCATAACCACCCCTGTCGGCCAATACTCACCCGATGGTGACAGCCCGGCCGGCTGCGCCGATATGGCCGGCAATGTGTGGGAGTGGACGGCTAGCGACTTTAAAGCTTATCCCGGCAGTCATTATCAAGACGAAGATTACGGTAAAAGGCTTAAAGTATTACGGGGAGGATCCTGCAATAATGATAAGGCTGCGGCACGGACAGCGTCTCGCTTCAGGCTCAACTTTAGAATCTGGAACTGGAGTATCGGCTTTAGAGTGGCAGTGGGAGTGGCTCCCTCTTTGGGGCGCATGTAACCGTTGGGGGGGATTCACCTGGACGGGATTTCCGGCTATCATGTCATTTCGAGTGGAGTGTAACGGAACGAGAAATCTCCTTAAAATATTCGGTTTGAGGAGATTTCTCGTCACTTCGTTCCTCGAAACCTGTCTTGAAGGTAGCGAATGGATGACATGCCGCAAAAAGCCCCCCCAACCTCTACATACGCCCAATGACATGCTTTTTCAGACGGCTTCTTGGGGTCCGGGCTACAACGCTACATCTCTTCGCGGTAACTCATGCCGTGCCGCTTTCGCGCTTTGAGCACGGCCCGGCGCAGGATTTCGTGCACTTCCTCTGGATTGGAAACATTGTTGAGCGCCACTTCCGGCCGGCTGGGGTCGTGGCTGCGCAGATAAATATCGCCCAGGTTGAAGGCCCGTTCGGTTAAACTCTGGCTGTGGTCAATAT
The Anaerolineae bacterium DNA segment above includes these coding regions:
- a CDS encoding SUMF1/EgtB/PvdO family nonheme iron enzyme; its protein translation is MARQNRLVVFVDDLDRCLPERTVEVLEAIKLFLDVPGCIFVLGVDPAKVQEGVRLRYKTALAPAESAHYLEKIIQVPFILPDIDVQDMRGFVEQLQVDFPPPQPQCVDVFALGLDPNPRQIKRAINIFLLLWKLAGKRRLKVGADANPTDGPLLSEVLTPVRLAKLVVIQHSHPDLYDLLKLSPRYLRDLEIYFVDQRDEPGAEEAEESGSPVSETPPKAALPGPLEPFAQRAGLRRLFRLFPNDNHACFRFLTPTDLRLYLTLAGRVETEPHRATVSPRRAPRLGFEPELIQIPEGKFVMGTPPEEAEQLGEFILRSTPQHTVEMPAYEIGRYPVTNLEYQAFVDATGRETPSHWEKGQFSDELADHPVTNVSWRDATAYCTWLAETTGKPYRLPTEAEWERAARGTDGHRYPWGDEWQENRANTKEAGLGITTPVGQYSPDGDSPAGCADMAGNVWEWTASDFKAYPGSHYQDEDYGKRLKVLRGGSCNNDKAAARTASRFRLNFRIWNWSIGFRVAVGVAPSLGRM